The stretch of DNA CGGAGGCGGGTTCACAGCCAGTCCTCGCTTCCCGACTCGACCCCGATCCCGGCTCCGGGTTCGTCGAGCGCGCCGCTCTCGAGCGCGACCAAGGCCGCCGGCAGCGCGTCGCGAATGTCCCCCGCGGTGAGGCCGCGACGGCCGAGCCGGCGCGCCGCGATGTCCCCCGCGAGTCCATGCACGAAGCATCCGACGCCCGCGGCCTCTCCGGCGTCCATCCCCTGCGCGAGGAGTCCCGCGATCGTGCCCGTGAGCACGTCGCCGGCTCCGGCGGTCGCCATCCCGGGATTCCCGGTCGAGTTCAGGATCACGGTTTCGCCGGGAACGACGGTGATCATGGGAACGCTCTTCAGGCATACGATGGCGCCGCTCGCCGCCGCGAATCCGCGCGCCCACCCCATCGGATCCCGCGCCACGTCTCCGATCGCGACGCCCCCGAGGCGCGAGGCCTCGCCGTAGTGCGGGGTCACGATCAGCGGGCCGTGCGCCCGCCGGAGCCCCTTCCCCTCGAACGCGTTCAGGCCGTCCGCGTCCAGCACGACGGGTGACTCGACCTCGTCGAGGAGCTCCCATACCAGGCGCTCGGTATCGGGGTCGCGGGAGAGCCCGGGGCCGATCGCCACGGCGTCGGCGCGCTGGGCTTCCGGGAGGATCGCCTCGAGCGCCTCGGCCGCGAGCGAGCGCTGCGCGGTCTCCGCGCATCCCCGCTTCACCACCTCCGCCACCCGCGTCTCGAGCACGTCCACACAGCTCTGCGGCACCGCGGCGACCGAGTACCCGGCGCCCGCGCGGAGCGCCGAGTGGGACGCGAGCGCGACCGCGCCCATCATCCCCGCGCTCCCGCCGATCACCAGCACCCGCCCCGCGGAACCCTTGTGCGCGTGAGCGGGGCGCTTCGGAAGGAGGGCGCGCGCCCATGCGGCGGTCGCCGAGACCACGGACGGGCGGAGCGCGTCCACGAGGTCGGGAGGAATTCCGATGTCGATCACCTGGATCTCGCCCGCGTGCTCCCGCCCGGGCTCGAGCGCGAGGCCGGTCTTCGGAAGCCCCAGCGTCAGCGTCAGGTCGGCGCGGATCGAGGGAATGGACGCGTGCCCGGTCGTGGCGTCGACACCGGAAGGGATGTCGATCGAGGCGATCGGCTTCTGGGAGAGGGTCATGAGCTCGATCGCGGCGGCGATCGCCTCGCGGGGAGCGCCCCGGGTCCCGGTGCCGAGGAGCGCGTCGACGAGGAACACCGCGCTCTCGGCCGCGATCGCCACCTCGCTACCCACGCCCCACGCGCGCCGGTCCGGGAGGAAGGTCACCGGAATGCGGGCCTTGAAGCACGCATCGAGGTTCGTGCGCGCGTCGGGGGAGAGCGACTCCTCGTCGGCGGCCACGATCGCCCGCGGCGTGAACCCCGCGGCCTTGAGATGCCGTGCGGCGACGAATCCGTCCCCGCCGTTGTTGCCGCGACCGCAGAAGACGAGCACCGGGCCGAGCGCGGCTCCGGGACGGCCCATCGGACCGCCGCGCGCGGGAGCGCTCGCCCGCGAGCCGCTCGCGGCGGCCGGCCTGCGGCGCGTCCCCGCGGCCGACCTCCACCAGGCGACGATGGCGCGCGCCGATTCCTTCCCCGCGCGCTCCATCAGCGTGAGGGACGGAATCCCTCGCGTCTCGATGGCGGCCTTGTCGAGGCGAGCCATCTCCTCGGCGGTGACGAGGCGGGAAGCGGCGGACGGAGTCCGCACTCAGTCCTCGATCAGCACGACGGCCACGGCGTGAGAGGACGCGTGGGAGAGGGAGACATCGACCCGGCGTCCGCCGACGAGCGAGCGGGCGGAGCCGTGGAGGAGAACCGAGGGGCGAGGGCCCTCGCCGCGGACGACCTCGACCTCGCGCCAGACCGAGATCTTTCCGATCTTGAGCGCCTTCGTGAAGGCCTCCTTCGCGGCGAACCGCACGGCGAAGGACTCCGCCTGGTGGGCCACACCGCGGCAGTAGGCGATCTCACCGGGCGTGAAGATGCGTTCGAGGAAGCGGTCGCCCCAGCGGCCGATCGCCTCCTCCACGCGACGCACCTCGACGATGTCCACGCCGACCGAGACCATCCGGGGGCGCGGCCCCTAGTCCCTTCCGTTCAGGCGGTCGACGATCGAGACGAGCTCGTGCACGTCGTTCAGCTCGTAGTCCGCTCCCGACTGGGTGGTGCCGAACGTGTCCCCGTACCGAGCGAAGGCGGTCCGGATCCCCACCTGGGAGGCTCCGACGACGTCCCGCTCGGGCCAGTCCCCCACCATGATCGCTTCCGAGGGCTGGATTCCCAGGAACTCGATCGCGCGCTGGAAGGGCTTCGGGCTCGGCTTCCGCTCCCCGGTGTCCTCGAACGCGACGACCGTGTCGAAGAGATGGTGGAGCTGGAGATGGGCGAGCCGCATCCAGGCCTGGAGCCTGGGAGCGTCGGACACGACCGCGAGCTTGAGGCCCCGCTTGGTCAGCTCGAGGAGCGTGAGGTTCACGTGCGGATAGAGGACCAGGTACGAGTCGCGGGCACGCCGGTAGGCGACGATTCCGCTCGAGAGGA from Candidatus Eisenbacteria bacterium encodes:
- a CDS encoding NAD(P)H-hydrate dehydratase yields the protein MRTPSAASRLVTAEEMARLDKAAIETRGIPSLTLMERAGKESARAIVAWWRSAAGTRRRPAAASGSRASAPARGGPMGRPGAALGPVLVFCGRGNNGGDGFVAARHLKAAGFTPRAIVAADEESLSPDARTNLDACFKARIPVTFLPDRRAWGVGSEVAIAAESAVFLVDALLGTGTRGAPREAIAAAIELMTLSQKPIASIDIPSGVDATTGHASIPSIRADLTLTLGLPKTGLALEPGREHAGEIQVIDIGIPPDLVDALRPSVVSATAAWARALLPKRPAHAHKGSAGRVLVIGGSAGMMGAVALASHSALRAGAGYSVAAVPQSCVDVLETRVAEVVKRGCAETAQRSLAAEALEAILPEAQRADAVAIGPGLSRDPDTERLVWELLDEVESPVVLDADGLNAFEGKGLRRAHGPLIVTPHYGEASRLGGVAIGDVARDPMGWARGFAAASGAIVCLKSVPMITVVPGETVILNSTGNPGMATAGAGDVLTGTIAGLLAQGMDAGEAAGVGCFVHGLAGDIAARRLGRRGLTAGDIRDALPAALVALESGALDEPGAGIGVESGSEDWL
- the acpS gene encoding holo-ACP synthase — its product is MVSVGVDIVEVRRVEEAIGRWGDRFLERIFTPGEIAYCRGVAHQAESFAVRFAAKEAFTKALKIGKISVWREVEVVRGEGPRPSVLLHGSARSLVGGRRVDVSLSHASSHAVAVVLIED
- a CDS encoding HAD-IA family hydrolase, encoding MIRAIIFDLDNTLTDFMKMKRAAIDAAVDGMLDAGLSLPREEVSRRIYQVYDREGIEYQQVFDIFLKEALGRIDYKVLSSGIVAYRRARDSYLVLYPHVNLTLLELTKRGLKLAVVSDAPRLQAWMRLAHLQLHHLFDTVVAFEDTGERKPSPKPFQRAIEFLGIQPSEAIMVGDWPERDVVGASQVGIRTAFARYGDTFGTTQSGADYELNDVHELVSIVDRLNGRD